A window of the Dictyostelium discoideum AX4 chromosome 4 chromosome, whole genome shotgun sequence genome harbors these coding sequences:
- the racP gene encoding Rho GTPase, with translation MSSPPTTTTTTTTSTGGNQETPKAIPPAPIEDKSAERIKKRDPGNITKVIKCGVVGDGTVGKTTLLLSYITQAFITEYTPTVFDNFSAIEEVDDGKLVNVILWDTAGQDDYAQIRTTCYTNCRYDVFLLCFSVVNRDSFDNVKYKWLPELKANSPGTPFILVGTKTDMRDQQTGGSPTNTTSSPPIAGNNQTLNNIITFKEGQKRAKEIKAFNYMECTSRDSSSVAKVVLEAINIIIEKEKLKRVNNEKLWKSQVKKEEKESKKEEKERAKYIEKQKLKEEKSNGSVNNSNNNSNSNNNNSNNNNNNSNSSSNNNISGNKDNNNSTPNKSLSSSSSSDKKQQPSSPSSAASPSTPSSPSPLEGTSPKQDKKINADN, from the exons atgtcatctccaccaacaacaacaacaacaaccaccacttCAACAGGCGGCAACCAAGAAACACCAAAAGCAATACCTCCAGCACCAATTGAAGATAAATCAGCTGAAAGAATAAAGAAAAGAGATCCag gtAATATTACAAAGGTTATTAAATGTGGTGTTGTAGGTGATGGTACTGTTGGAAAAACAACACTCTTATTATCTTATATCACTCAAGCATTCATTACAGAGTATACACCAACTGTATTTGATAACTTTTCAGCAATTGAAGAGGTTGATGATGGTAAGTTAGTAAATGTTATATTGTGGGATACTGCTGGTCAAGATGACTATGCACAAATCAGAACAACTTGTTATACAAATTGTAGATATGATGTATTTTTACTTTGTTTCTCTGTTGTAAATCGTGATTCATTTGACAATGTTAAATATAAg tgGTTACCAGAATTAAAAGCAAATTCACCAGGAACACCATTTATTTTAGTTGGTACAAAAACTGATATGAGAGATCAACAAACAGGAGGTTCACCAACCAATActacatcatcaccaccaattgcaggtaataatcaaacattaaataatatcattaCATTTAAAGAGGGTCAAAAGAGAGCCAAAGAGATTAAAGCATTCAACTATATGGAATGTACATCTCGTGACTCTTCAAGTGTTGCCAAGGTAGTTTTGGAGGcaatcaatatcatcattgaaaaggaaaaattaaaaagagtaAACAATGAAAAACTATGGAAGAGTCAAGTGAAAAAAGAAGAGAAAGAATCTAAAAAAgaggaaaaagaaagagcaaaatatattgaaaaacaaaaattaaaagaagaaaaatcGAATGGTTCagtaaataatagtaataataatagtaatagtaacaataataatagtaataataataataataatagtaatagtagtagtaataataatataagtGGAAATAAagacaataataattcaacaccaaataaatcattatcttCCTCCTCATCTTCTgataaaaaacaacaacctTCATCACCTTCCTCTGCTGCCTCTCCTTCGACACCTTCTTCACCTTCTCCCTTAGAAGGCACTTCTCCAAAAcaagataaaaaaattaacgctgataattaa
- the dia1 gene encoding hypothetical protein, protein MKFKLFLLVFFVFLLPYLSQSCENTFSCPTLNQTCTGQCSAGLVCNQTLSSCQEYEKCDSSLPLAEDTCSQDGYICVSNVCLPFIGTQYPSSQCKQNSNCLMSLCAGNICMVMPGSQCQTNSQCSPDQFCSTTFIGTTSTSPSTMTLPMTMTLPMTMTLPITMTMGSSSVCTNRLQLNSQCSTSDSCQTGLACINSVCSPIFSGAENATCFPGAIEPTKAACDVGLSCLNGANGYSCKSYVENQSCDPSDEYPVCNSDYQSCKCNSKGKGSCQSYYKLTQECKDSSNKLVLCAKSKNSIPSYKDYVTQINCQSQLCNYSRDCIDPKAKVSTCFNDLFLMCPSDYQEPEIGSSSSSSSSSSSSGSSSNSTSSSTSSTSSTSSESSESSNGSNSNSVSSESSSPSSSSVESSSNSKSNHTSSESSSSDDDLGNPSSSSILSVSKLIILLISIILYCF, encoded by the exons atgaaatttaaattatttcttttagtattctttgtatttttattaccatATCTATCACAATCATGTGAAAATACTTTCTCATGCCCAACTTTAAATCAAACATG taCAGGGCAGTGTTCAGCTGGTTTAGTTTGTAATCAAACTTTAAGTTCTTGCCAAGAATATGAAAAGTGTGACTCATCACTTCCCTTGGCTGAAGATACATGTTCTCAAGATGGATATATTTGTGTATCAAATGTTTGTCTTCCATTTATTGGAACCCAATATCCTTCGTCACAATGTAAACAGAACTCAAATTGTTTAATGTCATTATGTGCGGGAAATATTTGCATGGTTATGCCAGGTTCTCAATGCCAAA CAAATTCTCAATGTTCTCCAGACCAATTTTGTAGTACAACCTTTATTGGTACAACCTCTACTAGCCCATCAACAATGACATTACCAATGACAATGACATTACCAATGACGATGACATTACCAATAACAATGACAATGGGATCTTCATCTGTATGCACCAATAGATTACAATTAAACAGTCAATGTTCTACATCTGATTCATGTCAAACCGGTTTAGCATGTATTAATTCAGTTTGTTCACCAATTTTCTCTGGTGCTGAAAACGCAACATGCTTCCCTGGAGCAATAGAACCAACCAAAGCAGCATGTGATGTAGGATTATCT TGTTTAAATGGAGCAAATGGTTATAGTTGTAAAAGTTATGTTGAAAATCAATCATGCGATCCATCAGATGAATACCCAGTTTGTAATTCAGATTATCAATCATGTAAATGTAATTCTAAGGGAAAAGGTTCTTGTCAATCCTATTATAAATTAACACAAGAATGTAAAGAtagttcaaataaattagtatTGTGtgcaaaatcaaaaaattctATTCCATCCTATAAAGATTATGTAACTCAAATTAATTGTCAATCTCAACTTTGTAATTATTCAAGAGATTGTATTGATCCAAAAGCTAAAGTTTCAACatgttttaatgatttatttttaatgtgTCCAAGTGATTACCAAGAACCTGAAATTGGTTCAAgttcatcatcgtcatcatcatcatcatcgtcaggTTCAAGTAGTAATTCTACAtcttcatcaacatcatcaacatcatcaacatcatcagaATCTTCAGAATCATCAAATGGTTCAAATAGTAATTCTGTATCATCcgaatcatcatcaccatcgtcatcatcagttgaatcatcatctaattcaaaatcaaatcataCATCAtctgaatcatcatcatctgatGATGACTTGGGAAATCCATCTTCTTCAAGTATTTTATCTGTATCTAAActtatcattttattaatttcaattattttatattgtttttaa
- the impA gene encoding FKBP-type peptidylprolyl cis-trans isomerase (Similar to PPIase) — MNKFLIALLVLATLAVSFSQEIGVSILKTDTPKGECKGKTASIGDYISLKYVGKFEDGTVFDSSEIHGGFSFNFTIGERKVIPGLEIGTINICEGEKRSIKIPYQLAYGENGIENAIPPRTDIYFDLEVVSIEGAPAQPFYYQLIPSVGTIIAFSMLAGFIVLVKFIIKRYPDESNSKKPAPGKPKKTKAAKQN; from the exons atgaataaatttttaattgcatTATTGGTATTAGCCACATTAGCAGTTTCATTTTCACAAGAAATTGgtgtttcaattttaaaaactgaTACACCAAAAGGTGAATGTAAAGGTAAAACTGCCTCAATTGGTGATTATATCAGTTTAAAATATGTTGGTAAATTCGAAGACGGAACTGTCTTTGACTCCTCTGAGATTCACGGAGGTTTCAGCTTTAACTTCACCATTGGAGAAC gTAAAGTTATTCCAGGTTTAGAGATTGgtacaattaatatttgtgaAGGTGAAAAACGTTCAATCAAGATTCCATATCAATTAGCATACGGTGAAAATGGTATTGAAAATGCAATTCCACCACGTacagatatttattttgatttggaGGTTGTTTCAATCGAAGGAGCACCAGCTCAaccattttattatcaattaattccaTCAGTTGGTACCATCATTGCTTTTTCAATGTTAGCTGGTTTCATAGTTTTAgttaaattcatcattaaaCGTTATCCAGATGAatcaaattctaaaaaacCAGCCCCAGGTAAACCAAAGAAAACAAAAGCAGCAAaacaaaactaa
- the phlp2 gene encoding phosducin-like protein, translating to MGLGKTEWEDIQIKYGNMEAPPKQLTEDELFDLIKEAAEMATEAEKNEKLENASLKDLKDMEDDEDEDVLEQLRKKRIQQMKVEAELNKFGELKEISEPSYKSEVTECKGVMVVVHLFKNGIPQCQLVNQHLTILAKKFKATKFVKIRSEEAIHNYPDKNLPTILVYFNGDIVGQIITLRATGGDATTVNDIEWQLKQAHAIKSDLQEDPRITLARKKSQKSRYSKADSDESDNSDSDD from the exons atgggtttAGGTAAAACAGAATGGGAGGATATTCAAATTAAATATGGTAATATGGAAGCGCCACCAAAACAATTAACAGAggatgaattatttgatttaattaaagaggCTGCAGAAATGGCTACAGAAGCagaaaagaatgaaaaattaGAGAATGCATCATTAAAAGATCTTAAGGATATGGAAgatgatgaggatgaagATGTACTTGAACAATTAAGAAAGAAGAGaattcaacaaatgaaaGTTGAAgcagaattaaataaatttggtgaattaaaagaaatctCTGAACCATCTTATAAATCTGAAGTAACTGAATGTAAAGGTGTAATGGTTGTAGTtcatctttttaaaaatgg tATTCCTCAATGTCAATTAGTAAATCAACATTTAACAATATTAGCAAAGAAATTTAAAGCAACTAAATTTGTAAAGATTAGATCAGAGGAAGCAATTCATAATTATCCAGATAAGAATTTACCAACAATTTTAGTTTATTTCAATGGTGATATCGTTGGTCAAATCATTACATTAAGAGCAACAGGTGGTGATGCTACAACTGTAAATGATATTGAATGGCAACTTAAACAAGCTCATGCAATTAAAAGTGATCTTCAAGAAGATCCAAGAATTACTCTTGCAAGAAAGAAATCTCAAAAATCACGTTATTCAAAAGCAGATTCCGATGAATCTGATAATTCTGATTctgatgattaa
- the prdx5 gene encoding hypothetical protein, which produces MSVKSVIKVGEKVPMDVTLGKALPPVDGVCAMAPKVLSGELFKDRKVVLFAVPGAFTPTCSAKHLPGFIEKSEEIKKKGISEIFCIATNDPFVMSAWGKDVNAGTAVTLLSDGNSEFTKKIGLEMDGKAFLLGEDRSQRYAMILDSGVVKHLAVEEGGKFDVSSAEAILKQL; this is translated from the exons ATGTCAG ttaAATCAGTTATTAAAGTTGGTGAAAAAGTTCCAATGGATGTTACTTTAGGTAAAGCACTCCCACCAGTCGATGGTGTTTGTGCAATGGCACCAAAAGTTTTATCAGGTGAACTTTTCAAAGACCGTAAAGTTGTTTTATTCGCTGTTCCAGGTGCTTTt aCTCCAACTTGTTCAGCCAAACATTTACCAggttttattgaaaaatcagaagaaattaaaaaaaaaggtatctCTGAAATCTTTTGTATTGCCACCA atgaCCCATTTGTTATGAGTGCTTGGGGTAAAGACGTTAATGCAGGTACTGCAGTTACTTTACTTTCAGATGGTAACTCTGAATTCACTAAAAAGATTGGACTTGAAATGGATGGTAAGGCTTTCTTACTTGGTGAAGACAGATCTCAAAGATATGCTATGATCCTTGACTCTGGTGTTGTCAAACATCTTGCAGTTGAAGAAGGTGGTAAATTTGATGTATCATCTGCTGAAGCAAtcttaaaacaattataa